One genomic segment of Sphingorhabdus sp. M41 includes these proteins:
- a CDS encoding esterase/lipase family protein codes for MAEPITMPTGLRPPHRLAQLGEMALPLDLLRFGLQWPRLVTAPRGDGRPVYLIPGYGGSELSMRPLEGFLNRINYDVADWSLGRNKGSVDRDVSRFTAIAEERFADNGEQAFTLIGWSLGGIIARETARLSPHLVREVITMGTPIIGGPKYTTPGQRYAKSAKLDQFEREVHERNSIGFSQPLTVLYSNRDGIVGPDIAKDIYNPQARNIRVDGGHMGLGFNPRVWRIIADTLAGRA; via the coding sequence ATGGCCGAACCGATAACAATGCCCACCGGACTCCGCCCGCCGCACAGGCTGGCGCAGCTTGGGGAAATGGCGCTGCCGCTCGATCTGCTGCGCTTTGGCCTGCAGTGGCCGCGTCTGGTCACGGCGCCGCGCGGTGATGGTCGGCCGGTCTATCTGATCCCCGGCTATGGCGGCAGCGAATTGTCGATGCGACCGCTGGAAGGCTTTCTCAACCGGATCAACTATGACGTCGCCGACTGGTCGCTCGGCCGCAACAAGGGCTCGGTGGACCGCGATGTCTCGCGCTTTACCGCGATTGCCGAGGAGCGGTTCGCGGACAATGGCGAGCAAGCATTCACCCTGATCGGCTGGTCGCTGGGCGGGATCATTGCCCGGGAGACCGCTCGGCTGTCGCCGCATCTGGTGCGCGAGGTGATCACCATGGGCACGCCGATCATTGGCGGTCCCAAATATACCACGCCGGGTCAGCGCTACGCCAAGTCGGCCAAACTCGACCAGTTTGAGCGCGAGGTCCACGAACGCAACAGCATCGGCTTCAGCCAGCCGCTGACCGTGCTCTATTCCAACCGCGACGGCATTGTCGGGCCCGATATCGCCAAGGACATCTATAATCCGCAGGCCCGCAATATCCGCGTCGATGGCGGTCATATGGGCCTGGGCTTCAACCCCAGGGTGTGGCGGATCATCGCCGATACGCTCGCCGGACGGGCCTGA
- a CDS encoding potassium channel family protein: MASSDRKISDYFTLRRRSSLPIWADIAWRVTFVLALIGMAVSVHYFDRNGLQDSYDGDVSFLDVVYFTMISITTTGYGDIAPVTERARMFDALVVTPIRIFVVLIFVGTAYNFVFKRTWDNWRMKLIQSNLHDHIVIAGFGTSGSEAVQELLARGTKPEEIVVIDTSDDALSLAEKLGCAVINGDATRDNALMNVKISRARSLIVSAGRDDTSILIVLTARHLAYHLPISVSIKAADNELLARQAGATTVINPVSFAGLLLAGSCEGAKISDYLSDLASATGRVKLVQRAVTEDEVGMAMNEVVGSGLGVRIYRGDTVIGFWETEAKMLEAGDIIVEIIPGNGSDRPARVSV, translated from the coding sequence ATGGCAAGCAGCGATCGCAAAATTTCTGACTATTTCACCCTTCGGCGGCGCTCCAGCCTGCCGATCTGGGCTGACATTGCCTGGCGAGTTACCTTCGTCCTGGCCCTGATCGGCATGGCTGTGTCGGTGCATTATTTCGACCGCAATGGCCTGCAGGACAGTTATGACGGTGATGTCAGCTTTCTAGACGTGGTCTATTTCACCATGATCTCGATCACCACAACCGGCTATGGTGACATTGCGCCGGTTACCGAAAGGGCGCGGATGTTCGACGCGCTGGTTGTGACTCCTATTCGAATCTTCGTCGTGCTAATCTTTGTCGGCACGGCCTATAATTTTGTTTTCAAACGAACCTGGGACAATTGGCGCATGAAACTGATTCAAAGCAATTTGCACGACCATATCGTGATCGCCGGCTTTGGCACGAGCGGCAGCGAAGCTGTTCAGGAACTGCTTGCGCGCGGTACCAAGCCGGAAGAAATTGTCGTGATCGATACATCGGATGATGCTTTGTCGCTGGCCGAAAAGCTTGGGTGCGCGGTGATTAATGGCGATGCAACGCGCGACAATGCTTTGATGAACGTGAAGATTTCGCGTGCGCGCTCGCTGATCGTTTCAGCCGGGCGCGACGACACCAGTATATTGATCGTACTCACCGCCCGGCATCTTGCCTATCATTTGCCGATCAGCGTATCGATCAAGGCAGCGGACAATGAACTGCTGGCACGACAGGCCGGAGCGACGACCGTTATCAATCCGGTCAGTTTTGCAGGTTTGCTGCTCGCAGGCAGTTGCGAAGGCGCCAAGATTTCCGATTATCTCAGCGACCTTGCATCGGCCACGGGCCGCGTGAAGCTGGTGCAGCGGGCGGTAACCGAAGACGAAGTCGGCATGGCAATGAACGAAGTTGTCGGTTCGGGGCTGGGGGTGCGGATATATCGGGGTGACACAGTGATCGGCTTTTGGGAAACCGAAGCGAAGATGCTCGAGGCTGGCGATATCATTGTCGAGATCATCCCCGGCAATGGTTCCGACAGGCCGGCCAGGGTGAGTGTCTGA
- a CDS encoding M23 family metallopeptidase, translating to MGSHLRHIVILILLMTVTACIPPGHDNYAPPPVAPQLLTDPAALGTVPEQAPASTWQAGPVTANAQRVESGTYIVQPGDTLRGIANKTGAGSQIIALANGLVEPYVIHPGQRLTITGGRYHAVNAGETGIAIARAYGAPWREVVALNALEEPYILRVGQKLLLPATAPTDPANLSIEQRAASFDLDIDDIVTGSQPALADGAAASEPSDWRKAITPNVTIATPASFSGRFQWPVEGNVLSSFGSKGGGKVNDGLNIGVPKGTPIRASAEGVVAYSGDEIGVFGGLILINHGAGWVTAYGHADKLNVTRGQKVKAGDVIGLAGESGYVQEPQLHFEIRKDRKPVDPNIHLPKRG from the coding sequence ATGGGGTCCCATTTGCGTCATATTGTGATCCTCATATTACTCATGACGGTAACCGCCTGCATCCCTCCGGGCCATGACAACTATGCCCCGCCGCCAGTCGCGCCGCAGCTGCTTACCGATCCCGCTGCTCTCGGTACCGTGCCAGAACAGGCGCCTGCTTCGACATGGCAAGCCGGTCCGGTCACCGCCAACGCTCAGCGGGTGGAATCGGGTACCTATATCGTGCAGCCGGGTGACACGTTGCGCGGAATTGCCAATAAGACAGGTGCGGGATCGCAGATCATCGCGTTGGCCAATGGATTGGTCGAGCCTTATGTCATACATCCGGGCCAGCGGCTCACAATCACTGGCGGGCGGTATCATGCCGTGAATGCGGGAGAAACCGGTATTGCAATCGCCCGTGCCTATGGCGCGCCATGGCGTGAAGTAGTGGCTCTCAATGCGCTGGAAGAGCCCTATATTCTGCGTGTGGGGCAGAAGCTGCTACTACCGGCTACGGCCCCCACTGATCCCGCAAATTTAAGTATCGAACAACGTGCAGCCTCCTTTGATCTGGATATTGACGATATTGTTACCGGCAGCCAGCCAGCGCTGGCCGATGGTGCGGCTGCAAGCGAGCCATCCGATTGGCGGAAAGCGATCACGCCTAATGTGACTATCGCTACACCGGCCAGCTTCTCCGGCAGGTTCCAGTGGCCAGTGGAAGGCAACGTCCTGTCCAGTTTTGGCAGCAAAGGCGGCGGCAAGGTCAATGATGGCCTGAACATCGGAGTCCCGAAAGGTACGCCAATTCGCGCATCAGCCGAAGGGGTGGTGGCTTATAGCGGCGACGAGATCGGCGTTTTTGGTGGTCTGATCTTGATCAACCATGGCGCGGGCTGGGTTACCGCTTATGGGCATGCGGATAAATTGAATGTGACACGTGGCCAGAAAGTCAAGGCTGGCGACGTTATTGGTCTCGCTGGTGAAAGCGGCTATGTACAGGAACCGCAACTGCATTTCGAAATCCGCAAGGATCGGAAGCCGGTGGATCCGAACATCCATCTGCCGAAGCGCGGGTGA
- the surE gene encoding 5'/3'-nucleotidase SurE encodes MRILLTNDDGFDAPGMKILLDVASHFSNDIWIVAPSDENSGAGHSLTITRPLRIRKRGDQQYSVDGTPTDSVMMAVAKIMKDGPPDLILSGVNRGANLGEDVTYSGTVSAAMEGALAGIPSIALSQAYAREDIGANVPFDAAVQWGERVLRPLIKQRMDHRTLVNINFPALPASEVKGVRVVSQGIRDYGRLQIVSNRDPRGFEYHWFGLGPMVETPAHSTDLEAIADGFVSITPLHLDLTHYDSMEGLKKLYL; translated from the coding sequence ATGCGTATATTGCTGACCAACGATGATGGGTTCGATGCCCCGGGGATGAAAATCCTTCTCGACGTAGCATCGCATTTTTCCAACGATATCTGGATTGTCGCGCCTTCTGATGAAAATTCCGGAGCCGGTCACTCGCTGACAATTACCCGCCCCCTGCGTATTCGCAAGCGTGGTGACCAGCAATATTCGGTCGACGGTACACCAACCGATAGTGTTATGATGGCGGTCGCCAAAATCATGAAAGACGGACCACCCGATCTCATATTGTCCGGCGTCAATCGTGGCGCCAATCTTGGCGAGGATGTCACCTACTCGGGCACCGTGTCGGCCGCGATGGAAGGGGCATTGGCGGGAATTCCGTCAATTGCGCTCAGTCAAGCTTATGCTCGTGAGGATATCGGCGCAAACGTGCCCTTTGATGCAGCGGTGCAGTGGGGCGAGCGTGTGCTGCGCCCACTGATCAAGCAACGTATGGACCACCGGACACTGGTGAATATCAACTTCCCGGCGCTCCCCGCGAGTGAAGTAAAGGGTGTGCGGGTCGTATCACAGGGTATACGCGACTACGGTCGGCTGCAGATCGTCAGCAACCGCGACCCGCGCGGCTTTGAATATCACTGGTTCGGTCTCGGACCAATGGTCGAAACGCCTGCGCATAGCACCGATCTGGAAGCGATCGCCGATGGCTTTGTCTCGATTACACCGCTTCATCTGGATCTTACCCATTATGATTCAATGGAAGGCTTGAAGAAGCTATATCTCTGA